The following coding sequences are from one Capsicum annuum cultivar UCD-10X-F1 chromosome 3, UCD10Xv1.1, whole genome shotgun sequence window:
- the LOC107865282 gene encoding uncharacterized protein LOC107865282: MEDLDGDYFEILVDESKDISHKEKMTLVLRYVDKKGEVIERFVGVVHLTPVALVKKNSDMDDFFCLVTNVLNIVGTSYKPRDLLRKHQDAKLEELIIYGEVNTRRGLNQQRGLQWPCDTHWGSQCKTLENFIDIFSSILYVLEFASRECPNYLDRLTTETLENTIKRFHFIFILNLIMKVLMITNHLNSSLQKMDQDIINTLELLNTAKQELQRMRDSRWRSLVDDVFSFCDKYKIAIPKMNAH, from the exons ATGGAAGACTTAGATGGTGATTATTTCGAGATACTAGTTGATGAATCAAAAGATATATCACATAAGGAGAAAATGACCCTTGTTTTGCGATACGTTGACAAAAAAGGTGAAGTGATAGAGCGATTTGTTGGTGTTGTCCAT CTGACACCCGTGGCTCTTGTAAAGAAGAATTCagatatggatgattttttttgtttagttacTAATGTGTTGAATATTGTTGGAACATCTTATAAGCCCAGGGATTTGCTCAGAAAACATCAAGATGCAAAGTTAGAGGAGTTGATCATTTATGGTGAAGTGAACACAAGACGAGGACTAAATCAACAACGTGGACTTCAATGGCCATGTGACACTCATTGGGGTTCTCAATGTAAGACATTAGAGAACTTCATTGacatattttcatcaattctttatGTGCTTGAATTTGCTTCACGTGAATGCCCAAATTATCTTGACAGACTTACAACTGAAACTCTTGAGAATACGATTAAAAGGtttcatttcatttttattctcaaCTTGATAATGAAAGTTCTAATGATAACAAATCATTTGAACTCCTCATTACAAAAGATGGATCAAGATATTATCAATACTCTGGAACTGCTCAACACTGCAAAGCAAGAGTTGCAAAGGATGAGAGATAGTAGATGGAGATCATTAGTAGATGATGTCTTTTCTTTTTGTGATAAATATAAGATAGCAATTCCAAAAATGAATGCTCACTAA